From Klebsiella electrica, the proteins below share one genomic window:
- a CDS encoding DegT/DnrJ/EryC1/StrS family aminotransferase, whose product MTQVKFLNLKRLTDQHNLELKDACARVIDSGMFILGSEVSSFERTFSAFCGTQHALGVASGLDALSLIFRAWKICGKLHDGDEVIIQANAYIACVLAITENNLCPVFVEPDEKTYNLDPVNIVPAITSKTKVIMPVHLYGQISEMDRIKAIASEHHLLILEDCSQSHGAMLGGIMCGNWGDAAAFSCYPSKNLAALGDAGVISTNDCNLAAILSKLRNYGSQTRYYNLYQGINSRLSEMQAALLNVKMKYIDNEIELRREISKKYRNCIKNDFILLPETDDINKHTWHLFVIRCQQRDTLQAFLLASGIETYIHYPVPPYKQEAYPEFNHLSFPLNEKIHDEVLSLPIDPYMEPCEIDYVITKVNEFSPGRK is encoded by the coding sequence ATGACTCAAGTTAAATTCCTTAATTTAAAAAGATTAACTGACCAACATAACCTGGAACTTAAAGATGCCTGCGCTCGTGTGATTGATTCTGGAATGTTTATTTTAGGTTCTGAAGTTTCATCATTTGAACGTACTTTTTCAGCATTTTGTGGAACACAGCATGCGCTTGGCGTTGCTTCTGGTTTAGATGCACTCTCTCTTATTTTTAGAGCATGGAAAATTTGCGGAAAATTACATGATGGAGATGAAGTGATTATTCAGGCCAACGCTTATATTGCTTGCGTACTGGCCATTACTGAAAATAACCTATGTCCGGTATTTGTTGAGCCAGACGAGAAAACATATAACCTGGATCCTGTCAACATCGTTCCCGCGATTACAAGTAAAACTAAAGTGATAATGCCTGTTCACTTGTATGGACAGATTTCAGAGATGGACCGGATTAAAGCGATAGCTTCTGAACATCATTTGTTGATTCTGGAAGATTGCTCTCAATCACATGGTGCGATGCTCGGTGGAATAATGTGCGGGAACTGGGGAGACGCAGCGGCTTTTAGCTGCTATCCCAGCAAAAATCTCGCAGCATTGGGTGATGCCGGGGTAATTTCTACCAATGACTGCAACCTAGCAGCGATCCTCTCAAAACTCAGAAATTATGGTTCCCAAACACGTTACTATAATCTCTACCAGGGAATAAATAGTCGGTTGAGCGAAATGCAAGCCGCGTTACTTAATGTCAAGATGAAATATATTGACAATGAGATAGAGTTACGTCGGGAAATATCAAAAAAATATCGAAACTGTATTAAAAACGATTTTATTTTACTACCTGAAACTGATGATATCAACAAACATACGTGGCATTTATTTGTCATTCGTTGCCAGCAACGTGATACCTTGCAGGCTTTTTTATTAGCTTCTGGTATTGAAACATATATCCATTATCCTGTTCCACCTTACAAACAGGAAGCGTATCCTGAATTTAACCATTTATCTTTTCCGTTAAATGAAAAAATACATGATGAAGTATTAAGTCTTCCCATAGATCCATATATGGAACCATGCGAAATAGACTATGTTATCACTAAAGTGAATGAATTTAGTCCTGGAAGAAAATGA
- a CDS encoding group 1 glycosyl transferase: MVEFNENYKSASYHRTRKLISSLRQKIVSQSDAEKTLGLAAVYSSLLHSIDIGVYDDPELERYLIDNIQAQELFSPGYFSTSPTKDTLHVISEGYAFGGHTRLMMMLASMHSAKPDLLVTHSIDSQLQNRLSSLFDQIFTVDDSQYIKKLEKIIPVLGNYQKVVLHIHPNDIATVICCGLVKKYRSLDVYFVNHADHAFSLGSAIADYYFVLSNYGQHINRHKNIAGKYSFLGIPIEVPAVSTKLPIDIGRASRLSFFTAGSGFKFSPFRGADIRPLVKKILTHWPNSTLTIVGVNPLFNYWWWLMKIRYRQRLRLLRFLPFEQYKSFAKSSDFYIDSHPFPGGTAFAEQILSGQRGVGLVSAIQGYSPAERLKFQHVDQVINGIENYNEDGIIADIHIINSYASVKQRYLDCLYRNTACQIDIESYMPWSGDEKYIRFTGVVFTPIDIKTIRFLIAKERIKAINLFRAMSLMNKIYILYALLFK, translated from the coding sequence TTGGTTGAATTTAATGAAAATTATAAATCCGCTTCTTATCACAGAACGCGTAAATTAATCTCATCACTTCGTCAGAAAATTGTGAGTCAAAGTGATGCTGAGAAAACCCTTGGATTGGCTGCAGTATACTCATCTTTACTCCATTCGATTGATATTGGCGTGTATGATGATCCTGAGCTAGAACGCTATCTTATTGATAATATTCAGGCACAAGAGCTATTTTCACCAGGTTATTTCTCGACTTCACCTACTAAAGATACTTTGCATGTTATCTCTGAGGGCTATGCATTTGGCGGTCACACTCGCTTAATGATGATGCTGGCAAGTATGCACTCGGCAAAACCTGATCTTCTAGTGACTCATAGTATTGATAGCCAATTACAGAACAGGCTTTCATCGTTGTTCGATCAGATATTTACCGTTGATGACTCGCAATACATTAAAAAATTAGAAAAAATTATTCCTGTCTTAGGAAACTACCAGAAGGTTGTTCTGCATATACACCCTAATGACATTGCAACTGTTATTTGCTGTGGTCTTGTAAAGAAATACCGAAGTCTGGATGTTTATTTTGTTAATCATGCTGACCATGCCTTTTCTCTGGGAAGCGCTATCGCTGATTACTATTTTGTATTAAGCAACTATGGTCAGCATATCAACCGGCATAAAAATATTGCGGGTAAGTATAGTTTTCTTGGTATTCCCATTGAAGTGCCTGCAGTATCAACTAAGCTACCGATTGATATCGGCAGAGCGTCGAGGCTTTCCTTTTTTACTGCAGGTTCTGGGTTTAAATTTTCGCCATTCCGCGGAGCGGATATTCGGCCGTTGGTAAAAAAAATTTTAACTCACTGGCCCAATTCGACATTGACTATTGTTGGTGTCAACCCGCTTTTTAACTACTGGTGGTGGCTGATGAAAATCCGTTACCGCCAGCGTTTAAGGCTGTTACGATTTTTACCTTTTGAGCAATATAAGTCATTCGCAAAAAGTTCTGACTTCTATATCGATAGTCATCCATTTCCTGGCGGTACGGCATTTGCGGAACAAATTCTCTCAGGGCAACGTGGTGTAGGCTTAGTCTCAGCGATTCAGGGTTATTCGCCGGCGGAGAGGTTAAAGTTTCAGCATGTGGATCAAGTTATCAATGGTATAGAAAATTATAATGAGGATGGTATCATTGCGGACATCCATATCATTAACAGCTATGCATCTGTAAAACAGCGTTATCTGGATTGCCTTTATAGAAATACAGCTTGTCAAATTGATATTGAATCATATATGCCATGGAGCGGTGATGAAAAGTACATACGTTTTACTGGAGTTGTATTTACGCCTATTGATATAAAAACAATTCGGTTTTTAATCGCGAAGGAAAGGATTAAGGCAATTAATCTTTTCAGAGCAATGTCATTAATGAATAAGATATACATCCTTTACGCCCTGCTATTTAAGTAA
- a CDS encoding flippase yields MNKNMFKNALSLFLVQGAGYFLPLITLPYLVRVLGPGQFGVLGFSLSFVQYFTLIVQYGFDLSVTHKIAINKDNKNFVSKVFWGVLICKSGLLAIGVLVMLAIVLFVPQVESYSTVIIFSYTSVIGTALLPTWLFQGKEKMGWMAISNISAKVAALPLLFLFIHSPKDTWIVALITGFGFILGSLISFYFIYREKWIEWSMPDMQMLKDLLREGRYIFVSNIASSLYINSIPVILGLCSGPVAVGIYVAADKIRMALQGLMSPITQVFYPRISYLIATEKSKGMSLIRNLLYKQNFIIMIISLFMVIFSKQIIILFYGETYQPSVSVLAILSPILLSIGISTVLGLQGMLILGMQKEFSQILWIGAILNTIIIFPLIWLEQADGAAMSVLLTETLVALIIIYKTKFIWKPSQAG; encoded by the coding sequence GTGAACAAAAATATGTTCAAAAATGCGTTATCTTTGTTTCTGGTACAGGGGGCAGGGTATTTTCTTCCACTGATAACGCTGCCTTATCTGGTCAGGGTTCTTGGTCCTGGTCAGTTCGGGGTGTTGGGATTTTCACTGTCGTTTGTGCAATATTTTACATTGATTGTACAATATGGTTTTGATCTCTCGGTGACACATAAGATAGCAATCAATAAAGATAACAAAAATTTTGTCAGCAAGGTATTTTGGGGCGTATTGATTTGTAAGTCAGGGCTGTTGGCTATTGGAGTCCTGGTGATGCTTGCAATAGTGCTGTTTGTTCCACAGGTTGAAAGCTACAGCACTGTTATTATTTTCTCTTATACATCGGTAATAGGGACTGCGTTGTTACCGACCTGGTTGTTTCAGGGAAAAGAGAAAATGGGATGGATGGCGATATCTAACATATCAGCGAAAGTTGCTGCGTTGCCGTTGCTCTTTCTTTTTATACACAGCCCAAAAGATACCTGGATTGTCGCACTGATTACTGGTTTTGGTTTTATCCTGGGGTCGCTGATTAGTTTCTACTTTATTTACCGGGAGAAGTGGATCGAGTGGAGTATGCCGGATATGCAGATGCTGAAAGATCTGCTCAGGGAAGGTCGCTACATATTCGTTTCAAATATTGCATCAAGTTTATACATCAATAGCATTCCGGTTATCCTTGGGTTGTGTTCTGGCCCCGTTGCGGTCGGGATCTATGTTGCAGCGGATAAAATCAGAATGGCGCTACAAGGTCTTATGAGTCCTATAACCCAGGTGTTCTATCCCCGAATAAGTTATTTAATTGCCACAGAAAAAAGTAAAGGGATGTCGCTGATTCGCAATCTCTTATATAAACAGAACTTTATTATCATGATAATAAGCTTGTTTATGGTGATCTTTTCCAAACAGATTATTATTCTCTTTTATGGTGAAACTTATCAGCCTTCAGTTTCTGTTCTCGCTATTCTGTCGCCGATTTTGCTTTCCATCGGTATCAGTACCGTTCTGGGCTTGCAAGGAATGCTGATCCTGGGAATGCAGAAAGAGTTTAGTCAGATATTATGGATTGGTGCGATACTCAATACTATTATCATTTTCCCGCTGATTTGGCTTGAGCAAGCTGATGGTGCAGCTATGTCAGTTCTGCTGACAGAAACGCTTGTCGCGCTGATAATTATCTATAAAACTAAATTTATCTGGAAACCTTCTCAGGCAGGGTAA
- a CDS encoding GNAT family N-acetyltransferase: MNIINKPYTIFQLPGITDDRGSLICLEAMKSIPFEIKRIFYIFNNKNNKARGMHAHKRDRQFLFCMAGHVSVHLDAGILHDVIKLDSPEKGILVEPMVWLELKDFSADCCLMVVSNNTYDEHDYIRSYAQFIAEKKAFANHKLKIGTEEGKTVRIRPVTIDDYIFIHNCRKSVARSEFLSEISDNPELQKVWIEEYKVRESLGEEMYFIIERLDTNQPIGTFRVYSPEWERARVSCGSWILNDQKTPSAAIETIMLITRILQTFGLRYILIDTNKENKTVLRFIKKISTRFYCENETNVFYEICSADFLNNTYSKYKRFIE, from the coding sequence ATGAATATAATAAATAAACCATATACTATTTTTCAGTTGCCAGGAATAACTGATGATCGAGGTTCCTTGATATGTCTCGAAGCGATGAAAAGTATACCGTTTGAGATCAAAAGAATATTTTATATTTTTAATAATAAAAATAATAAAGCAAGGGGAATGCATGCCCATAAGAGAGATCGACAGTTTCTTTTTTGTATGGCTGGTCATGTTAGCGTTCACCTTGATGCTGGTATTTTACATGATGTAATTAAACTTGACAGCCCTGAAAAAGGTATACTGGTCGAGCCGATGGTTTGGCTGGAGCTTAAAGATTTCAGCGCCGATTGTTGTCTGATGGTAGTGAGCAATAACACTTATGATGAGCATGATTATATCAGATCCTATGCTCAATTCATTGCAGAGAAAAAGGCATTTGCTAACCATAAACTGAAAATTGGTACTGAGGAAGGAAAAACCGTACGTATTCGCCCGGTTACTATAGATGACTATATTTTTATTCATAATTGCAGGAAATCTGTCGCCAGGTCAGAATTTTTGTCTGAAATTTCTGATAACCCAGAGTTACAAAAAGTTTGGATAGAAGAGTATAAAGTTAGAGAAAGTTTGGGTGAAGAAATGTACTTTATTATAGAAAGGCTTGATACTAATCAACCGATTGGTACATTTCGGGTCTATTCTCCGGAATGGGAACGGGCGCGTGTTTCTTGCGGTAGCTGGATACTTAATGATCAAAAAACACCTTCAGCTGCGATTGAAACCATTATGTTGATAACCCGAATATTGCAGACGTTTGGTCTCAGATACATATTGATTGATACAAATAAAGAAAATAAAACTGTATTGAGATTCATAAAGAAAATCTCGACACGTTTTTATTGTGAAAATGAGACCAATGTTTTCTATGAGATCTGTAGTGCAGACTTCCTTAATAATACGTACAGTAAATACAAAAGGTTTATTGAATAA
- a CDS encoding O-antigen ligase family protein, translating to MSTYAMNNSKIALAFINAMFYCSLLSLYLSLKFVIFFAIAFYFVFRRKSSIVYFFTNLTFPVLFLLFMFAYSSSQGNELKYVWFESRDILITVIELLMLNALVMVKGADDIIKILLKISCLIGFLKMIITAYCIATGINASVLVETISKTTGWELMTYDVDQSFISRIQFPIDLCSCFLMYYASTNLIKKLGGSQVIIFSGLLFSVLITMSRAFWFIGIVMFLLAIYNNSGSKRTFKYIIAIVILLSFAYVSTYETTNKIISDRFSTNLTSSSDEARTIQNGLLYPQFEGAMFFGKGIGYYIPYFTRGEGDNKYAYESQVLAMFMKLGVVGFATLLFWFANIIFTFEKSLSFKILLTKSVFFALWIFSGSVNPLLFSTPGGLVLFLCSNIRADSAENIRRDRKI from the coding sequence ATGTCTACTTATGCCATGAATAACAGTAAGATTGCGCTGGCATTTATTAACGCAATGTTCTACTGTTCTTTGTTATCTTTGTACTTATCATTAAAATTCGTTATCTTTTTCGCAATTGCTTTCTATTTTGTTTTTCGGAGAAAATCTTCGATAGTATATTTTTTCACTAATCTGACTTTCCCTGTACTGTTCTTGCTCTTTATGTTTGCCTATTCATCATCTCAGGGAAACGAACTCAAGTATGTGTGGTTTGAATCCAGGGATATTCTAATAACAGTAATAGAATTGCTTATGCTTAATGCTTTAGTTATGGTGAAAGGAGCTGATGATATTATCAAGATATTGTTGAAAATATCTTGTCTTATTGGCTTTTTAAAAATGATTATCACCGCGTATTGTATCGCAACAGGGATTAACGCATCGGTTCTGGTTGAGACAATTTCCAAGACAACAGGCTGGGAGTTGATGACATATGATGTTGACCAAAGCTTCATCTCTCGTATCCAGTTTCCTATTGATTTATGTTCCTGTTTTCTGATGTACTATGCATCGACCAATTTGATTAAAAAGTTGGGGGGTAGCCAGGTTATTATATTTAGTGGTTTGTTATTTAGTGTATTAATTACAATGTCACGTGCATTTTGGTTTATTGGTATTGTAATGTTTTTACTGGCTATATATAACAACTCTGGTAGCAAGCGTACATTTAAATATATTATCGCAATCGTGATATTACTGTCTTTTGCCTATGTATCGACGTATGAAACTACCAATAAAATAATCAGCGATCGATTTAGCACCAATTTAACTTCATCTTCTGATGAAGCGCGGACCATTCAGAATGGTCTGTTGTATCCGCAATTCGAAGGCGCGATGTTTTTTGGTAAAGGGATTGGATATTATATACCCTATTTCACTCGCGGGGAGGGCGATAACAAGTATGCCTATGAGAGCCAGGTGCTGGCGATGTTCATGAAACTCGGTGTGGTCGGTTTCGCGACATTGTTGTTCTGGTTTGCAAATATAATATTTACCTTTGAAAAATCACTAAGCTTTAAAATTTTATTAACTAAATCTGTCTTTTTTGCTCTATGGATATTTTCTGGTAGTGTTAATCCATTGCTTTTTTCAACACCCGGTGGCTTAGTCTTATTCTTATGTTCAAATATTAGAGCAGATTCCGCTGAAAATATAAGACGAGACAGAAAAATTTAG